The genomic region CTATGTACCATAAGGAGGATCAGAAAATACTACACTGCtttgtaaaattcttttattgttaggaagctacattatctccaagtaacataggctataatttatccaggtacaggcagtagttcctgGAGGATGCAAGTGAAACTACGGAAAAAAACAACTAGtatataataacataatagaAAGTTAACATACTTAATTTCCTGTTTGACCATGGCCTTGTCCTCTTTTGATAAAGTATCAAACCCAGGCAGGCTCTCCCCTCCAGCAAAGAAGAGGAACTCAGCCCTTTTCTCTGCAAAGCACTTGACGTGATGCCATAACGGTTGGCCACCATACTTGCTACCTACTTCTGTGTCATACACAATCTTGCATATACGAACTTCAtcctgaaatatatttttttttaatttcattttctagACAACTTCCACAAGGACTGGAAACAAATGGCGACCGATAGTTaaagatggaaggctatgggggctATGGGGGGCTATGGGGgcttttgcccagcagtgggcaaaaaaaaataaaaaatatatttttcaaatatcagGATAGGTTGATTAAAGTAAGAAAATTGTACACGGTTTAAGTAAATTTTGTCTTAATTaccttacatattttaatttcacattGTTTACATGTAGCCCTGCTACTCTTAGAGTATTCTACACGGAAATCTTTGAGTGCCAATTGAGTGGATGTGGATACAGGATCATCAGCTGCCCTCTTCTTGGATTTGCCCTTTCCTTTCGGTTTTTCTACTGGCATCACTATGCCAGTTGAATTTTCTATGATAAAGAGAATAGACTTATGAATAGATGAATAGAAAAATGTTTATGTGAACATTATGAGATATTATTAATCAAACATCACATAAATTCCATcaacatattttcataatttttacgCTTGTGTACATGAAATgaattgtaaattatattttaatattttgttgtacaattgcatatagttatcggcacgaatcttgagctcggACCTACATCTGACCTTCACCTActtgcgcaggtgaaggtcagagctcaagatttgtgccgataactatacaacagtttttttttttgttgaagtaCCACAAAAATATCATGAGCAATGACTTATGGTTTCaatcataataataacataacgAGTCTGCAGTGTACGCTAACATACCCATGACAGATTTAATTCTGTCCTGATCAGCACTCTTGAGTTTGTTGAAGTTGGCAATTTCCCTTACACTTGTAGGGCGAGTCTTGTGGAAGAAGCAGTCTTCATGGTGCCAGTTTGGTTGCTTGCCATCGAAGAACGGTGACTGTAATATAATTTAGTCAGCTTACTTTACTGTGGGTTAAAGTGCAGCAAAGGGAGCTCAAAGTTTTATAAAAGGTAGGGGcaagtgatttttattttataatatcagtgcaggtaaataaaactgtaacatttcatatttaagGAAAATTTAATATTCCGACTGAAATGAAGAGTTagttaaggaaaaaatatacatattcgTAAAAGGTTTGGACATTTTAGACAGAGAGATAGGTAACAGcacaaaattactaaaaaaataaggcATAGGATTTGTGagagcattttttaaatttgttatattataataaatgttataaaagttGTAGCTTTCAAAAGTTTGGATACTACTGAGATGACATTTGATTTGAGTAGAACAATGGAGTTTGTTGTCTACTTGACTTGGAAGCCAGAAAGACGTTTAAATACAGCAGATAAAGACCCAACGCTAGGCCAGGCTAGTAGGactttttattatcattttagcTATACAGCGATACACTTAAGTGTACTGTGTACTTATACATTCGTGATATCAAATGTGTGACTAACCTGCACCATAATGGCAAGACGTAGGGTTCCTTGGtcaattttttgtttacatcCCTTACACGAAGCTCTGCCACTTTTTGCATATTCCGCTTGGTACGGTAGTTCTGCCATTATAAAATTTGCGTATGTTCGGTTACCAACTCTTTACGTGCAGTAAATAAATGCacactttattttcaaaatcttcgCAGTTTCAACCGACAGACCGGCCGCTAGCAAACTTGTTTTTGTCAAGGAAACGTAGAGATGGGCATCCAATTTCATCCTACCTAGGTTAGTCGATTTCCGTTAAAGAGCTGAGATTATATTGCATTTGTCCAAGCATCACTTTCCATCCTAAATGGATAATTTAGATTCGATATAAAAATGACTCTTTGTTGGATTGAATTCAGAATCACAAGACACTAaccacgaaattaaaataactatttagtttatttacatagaaaagtaaagaaagaaaaatcgcTAGGCAAGGTTTGTCAAAATCAGATCAGATGTCAGTTCACGTAGATGTCAAATATAATATAGTGTCATTCTATTGTCTATAATGTCTATCGTGTTCTCAGATCGTGCCACTGTTGTATTTTGTGTGAAAGGCAATAATATTTAAGGCGTACAATAGTTACATGATCATGAATTTGTGCTAATgcttattgaaattataatttaaaatgggtAGCAGAAAAGAGAGTTTGAAGAAATCGCTGGGGATATCGGAGTACCCATGGAGCTCAGGTACAGTAGTGATCACAATAAAAACAAGTGTAGGTACCTTCATTGGCATTGATCAACAAATCCAGAATGGTAATTTAGATTTTGAACAAATAATTGTGTGTTATTCATATAATTGTATtgcataaacaatatttttttattatcagtgGAATATGTTGATCTTGTTGTATTTGCTATGAAATTGTTTGTGTACAGAGTACCTTTGCGATGTTGTTTGAGTAACTACGTTGTAGGTAGCTACTCATGTACAGCCTTGTTAACAAAGCTATCTATATCCACGAAATGTTGTATAattgtatattaataaaattttgtaccaatatttttatcaaaatgtggGTAAGGgaataaaaagattaaaatctGGTCTCTGTTGCTATGtggaaaaaaatggttttagtaATGAGAGCTAGTTATATAAGTACCTTTTCTCTTGAAGTAGACAAGTAGGGTGTTAAGAAAAAgtgtgttttcttttgttgttaaTCCAGCAGAAGTACccactttttaatttgatattaatatttttggtttctTTAATAATTCACTTCTCTAttgaaaagttaattaaaatattgaataaaagaTGGTCTAAAAAAGTATTGTAAATTTTAATCACAAAAGCCAAAAAAACAACAGaataaaagctttcaaaaaGGAAGCCttcctatatttttatgtagtacctacacttttttttttaattctagatGAAGAGGACAGCAGTGCCTTACAGCCGGTGCAGGTAGTGAGGAGGCAATCAGATGAGCCCCGGCCCAGTGTTGCTGATATGCCAGGAACAAGCGCTGCTAGTGGTAAGTATTATACTTGccttaactaaataattattatgcatGTTCAATAACTCTAATGGTGGGGATTTAAAGTAAAAAGCAAATTGATTTTGCTAAACAGGAAAGAAGTTACTTGTAATGAATTTTTGATATTTCACAGTAACAGCCATTAATAACTTAGTGGAATATgttctaatttttttaatgaaaaagctGCATCAAAATtggcttattatttatttaagagctCTGATATTGCAGACATATAAATCCCTACCCTACTTCAAACTTTTATTACCTATCAGTTTTAGTGGAGCATAAAAATTTGAGTTTGCTGTtataaagtattaatttaaCCAGTACAGGTACcattaatcttaaaataaaaaatactgtaaggTTGTTCATACTAAAAGAGAGTTTGGTTTGTATTATTAACAGTAGTCCAAAGACATTGTGTATTAAAGATTTGCACAGCCTTGTGCACAAAGAACCTTATTCAAGATTATTTTCGTAGACctaattatttgttatttatttttgactaattgaattatttgttattaattttgtatcattTATTGTTCCATTTATAGTTAAAGTATATCATCTTATATAAGTAACACAGTGATTACTAACTCCTcatctttttttgtttcatttatttcctAGCTATTCTGTTCAGAATCttatataaaagattttcttGAACTCTGATATGATGAATGGATTGTGTTCATTGGTTGTTTGATTGATCATCTCTAGATGATACGTGGTGGAGAGAGCAGAGTGCAAGCCAGCCTGAGCATGCGACCGGTGGGTATTCACTAATTTAGCTTACTtttccataaataataatattttatgtagagcCCATAGTAGACTTCAAATACATCATTTACTAACAATGTTTGTGATAATATAGCTTTCATGCAACTTTCATGTTTAATCTTTTATTCGTAGGTTCACAACAAGCGCCTTCTTCGCCTGCAACCGTAAGGAAGCAGCAGGCTAAGATGGACAGAGCTCTGTTCTGGTCAATCATCAATAACACTCCAAGACCTTCCAATACTCCAGTCACACGGTAATAATGAgtttaagtatataaaagttatttaaagtgATCTACAATGCACTAGCAGAGTTTAATTTAGATAAGTAATGAGATTGTTTTATTTCCTTAAAAAAGTAACAAGGTcactaacaacataaacaatagtgtctttaaaacaactgtttaatatgaattttcatGTGCAATTTTAAAAGTCAAGGATGGTTTTAAGTGgttggtgaacttgggcctttgTGAAAACTATTTGAGTGTTTTGTTGAAAGGCCCAGGCTGTGCGAAGTGCCTCTAACGATGCTATCCCCGCCGTCGGGGCCGCCGCGGTCGGAAGCCCGGGAGTCGCGCCGCAGCGACCGGCCGAGCACGTCTGCGACAGACATACGCCGCATCCTCGCATTCAAGAAGCTCACGAGAAGCTTGCACAACCTCACGTACAAGGGTCCTTCTAACACGCATCCTGCTACGAGGcgttagtatttttattacttctatatttatatagaactagcttctgccagcggtttcactcgcatcccgtgggaactacttcccgtaccgggataaaaagtagcctataaccttcctttataaatgggctatctaacactgaaagaaattttcaaatcggaccagtagttcctgagattagcgcgttcaaacaaacaaactcttcagctttataatattagtataaataatataagcgACAACTTACCGGTTGTATTGGAGCCCTACGCGAACTTAGTACCAAACTATTGCATACGACGAATTGACGCCACATCGACGAGTACGATGGTTGTTGAATGAACGAACTAAATGTACtgtataaattcaaattatcaaTACCAGAAAAGCTCTTCAAATCATTTGAGACTGCCAAAACAACAAAGACCTCCTTTACAGTGCCGAATTTCGATCTTATTGTATGTTATTGTCTTACGAAGACTTTCTTAAGGCTCATACATGTCATTGGTTTATAGTCCAAAATAAGGTATTACAACATGAACTACTGTTAGTCATCATGGTAAATTAACCCCAGGTTTGGCCGTGAGCGTGGGATCGTCCCGCAGTCCGTTATTCACGCCGTCACTGTCGACGGACGCGGCTTCCAGCCCCAGGTCCCGGGCGACCT from Helicoverpa armigera isolate CAAS_96S chromosome 4, ASM3070526v1, whole genome shotgun sequence harbors:
- the LOC110373513 gene encoding uncharacterized protein LOC110373513 isoform X3, which translates into the protein MGSRKESLKKSLGISEYPWSSDEEDSSALQPVQVVRRQSDEPRPSVADMPGTSAASGSQQAPSSPATVRKQQAKMDRALFWSIINNTPRPSNTPVTRPRLCEVPLTMLSPPSGPPRSEARESRRSDRPSTSATDIRRILAFKKLTRSLHNLTYKGPSNTHPATRRLAVSVGSSRSPLFTPSLSTDAASSPRSRATSSRSQLPRSSIRYPHRNYAYHMGILPEEAVSGRCRAPRPGVRSDIDTSPPASEPHHYVNVDQSDDGESLLYEATARYPAFLLDILPEEATV
- the LOC110373513 gene encoding uncharacterized protein LOC110373513 isoform X2; protein product: MGSRKESLKKSLGISEYPWSSDEEDSSALQPVQVVRRQSDEPRPSVADMPGTSAASDDTWWREQSASQPEHATGSQQAPSSPATVRKQQAKMDRALFWSIINNTPRPSNTPVTRPRLCEVPLTMLSPPSGPPRSEARESRRSDRPSTSATDIRRILAFKKLTRSLHNLTYKGPSNTHPATRRLAVSVGSSRSPLFTPSLSTDAASSPRSRATSSRSQLPRSSIRYPHRNYAYHMGILPEEAVSGRCRAPRPGVRSDIDTSPPASEPHHYVNVDQSDDGESLLYEATARYPAFLLDILPEEATV